In Cellvibrio polysaccharolyticus, a genomic segment contains:
- a CDS encoding DMT family transporter: MPDPQTGSAPVAPAMPHGKAFKGFLLALAGLLLFACMDASTKYLTAHYNVPFVVAMRYLIHCGLMLLLLAPRHAGSLVKTQRTGLVVLRGATLVVSSLCVGLALQRMPLAETTAINFLAPMLVMLVASPVLGERIGTIGWLAAGAGFIGVLLIARPGGGLDALGVLFAMGAVVSNCIYQLLSRILARTEKAVAMLFYTALVGSIVFGSLLPWSWESDTPSQTELVLFGVMGLSAALGHYLFTLAYRYAAASVLSPVLYLQLLWAALLGWLIFGTLPDALATVGMIIIAASGFLMAFKMRWGGKAKTKK; the protein is encoded by the coding sequence ATGCCCGACCCCCAAACCGGTTCTGCACCGGTTGCACCGGCCATGCCCCACGGTAAAGCCTTTAAAGGTTTTTTGCTGGCGCTCGCCGGTTTACTGCTATTTGCCTGTATGGACGCCTCCACCAAATATTTAACCGCGCATTACAACGTGCCTTTTGTGGTGGCGATGCGTTATCTCATTCACTGCGGGTTGATGTTGTTATTGCTCGCACCCCGCCATGCCGGAAGTTTGGTAAAAACGCAGCGCACCGGCCTGGTCGTTTTGCGCGGTGCCACGCTGGTCGTATCGTCATTGTGTGTGGGGCTGGCGTTGCAACGCATGCCGCTGGCAGAAACCACCGCGATCAACTTTCTTGCGCCCATGCTGGTCATGCTGGTGGCAAGCCCGGTACTGGGTGAACGCATCGGCACCATTGGTTGGCTGGCAGCAGGTGCCGGTTTTATCGGTGTATTACTTATTGCACGGCCCGGTGGCGGGCTGGATGCGCTCGGCGTTTTGTTTGCCATGGGCGCAGTGGTTTCCAACTGCATTTATCAACTATTGTCCCGCATTCTCGCGCGCACCGAAAAAGCCGTTGCCATGTTGTTTTACACGGCGCTGGTCGGCTCTATTGTCTTTGGCTCGCTGTTGCCCTGGTCGTGGGAAAGCGACACGCCCTCGCAAACGGAGCTGGTGCTGTTTGGCGTGATGGGCTTATCTGCCGCGCTGGGCCACTATCTATTTACCCTCGCCTACCGTTACGCCGCCGCTTCGGTGTTATCACCGGTGCTGTATTTGCAACTGCTGTGGGCGGCGTTACTGGGCTGGTTGATTTTCGGCACCCTGCCGGATGCGCTGGCCACGGTAGGTATGATTATTATTGCCGCGTCCGGTTTTTTAATGGCATTCAAAATGCGCTGGGGTGGTAAAGCGAAAACGAAAAAATAA
- a CDS encoding glycoside hydrolase family 5 protein → MLIKNGLMLFAFPLLLAACGGSGGGSSTPPSAATSSSSSSAQSSQQSESATVTSSSSYASSSAQSSASTGELWKTAGQAIEEMGAGFNLGNTFEGDQNPSSFANSKPKIDAYHAKGFRNLRIPITWTEPVDGNRLANPLTGVVDRNNPRLAEIIATIDYALSLDGMYVVINAHHEYGLKDNSASRSAVLERIWADVTDIVGDRSPRLMFQLLNEPHASVSNGGAAMPAANLRLMSGKAYAKIRAANPRRIIIIGGDQWFGAHELARAWPNLDDVGGGKDDYVMASFHHYSPWDFAGEDGNHAMNWTAAMLQEPFDTASEWASSVGGGMPIYVSEWGVGWQKQKQTMQCNNIRKWYQEMHYTEATSRHYPTAVWDDGGWFRIFSHATNTFDNDLADCIITGVCWTGADRFTHCN, encoded by the coding sequence ATGTTGATAAAAAATGGTTTGATGCTGTTTGCGTTTCCGTTGCTCCTGGCCGCTTGTGGCGGGTCGGGCGGAGGTTCATCAACACCGCCCTCGGCAGCCACCAGCAGTTCATCAAGCAGCGCACAAAGCAGCCAGCAAAGTGAAAGCGCGACGGTTACCAGCTCCAGTTCCTACGCAAGCTCATCCGCACAAAGTTCGGCATCCACCGGTGAACTCTGGAAAACGGCGGGCCAGGCCATTGAAGAGATGGGCGCGGGGTTTAACCTGGGCAATACCTTTGAGGGCGATCAAAACCCGTCTTCCTTTGCCAATTCAAAACCAAAAATTGATGCCTACCATGCCAAAGGCTTTCGCAACCTTCGTATTCCCATCACCTGGACCGAGCCGGTAGATGGCAACCGCCTGGCCAACCCGTTAACCGGTGTGGTTGACCGCAATAACCCGCGCCTGGCAGAAATTATCGCCACCATTGATTACGCGCTGTCACTGGACGGTATGTATGTGGTCATTAATGCCCATCATGAGTATGGCCTGAAAGATAACAGCGCCAGCCGGTCTGCGGTGCTGGAGCGTATCTGGGCAGATGTGACGGACATAGTGGGCGATCGCAGCCCCCGTTTGATGTTCCAGTTACTCAATGAACCACACGCCAGCGTGAGCAATGGCGGTGCAGCCATGCCGGCGGCAAATCTGCGTTTAATGAGCGGTAAAGCCTATGCCAAAATCCGTGCGGCCAATCCCCGGCGGATCATCATTATTGGTGGCGACCAATGGTTTGGTGCCCACGAACTGGCGCGCGCCTGGCCGAATCTGGACGACGTGGGTGGCGGCAAAGATGACTATGTGATGGCGTCTTTCCACCACTACAGCCCCTGGGATTTTGCCGGGGAAGATGGCAACCATGCGATGAACTGGACCGCTGCAATGCTGCAGGAACCGTTTGATACCGCCTCGGAGTGGGCCAGCAGTGTCGGCGGCGGCATGCCGATTTATGTCAGCGAGTGGGGTGTGGGTTGGCAGAAGCAAAAGCAAACCATGCAGTGCAACAATATTCGCAAGTGGTATCAGGAGATGCATTACACCGAAGCCACATCGCGCCACTATCCCACTGCCGTGTGGGATGACGGCGGCTGGTTCAGAATTTTCAGCCACGCCACCAACACCTTTGATAATGACTTGGCTGATTGCATTATTACCGGCGTTTGCTGGACGGGGGCGGATCGCTTTACTCATTGCAATTAA